The genomic interval ATCGGATATTGCCCATCAGTGCCTACGAACCCTTCAGATTTTCTTCTAGATCTAGCAAGCGGTATATGTGCTAATTAACTTTTACAATagctttttataattaacagATATAAGAGTATCCATGTAAGGCATGCATCATTAATGTGTAGGGATGCCATCAAATGGATCATGGAAGGAGCAAGCCCTGGTCAAGCAAACTCTAATTTctcaatatgaaaaaaatcttGCCGACAAATTGAAGGCTGAGCTAacacaagaaaatgaaaatgaatctcaaGATCAACCAGAAGACAAGCAATTTAGAAGATTCTCAACAACTTGGTGGCAACAACTCCGTGTGTTGCTCAGAAGAGGGATCAAAGAAATCATGGACGAATCGTTTTCCTGCCTCAAGATTATTGAAGTCCTTGTGATTGCTTTCCTTTCAGGACTACTATGGTGGCAATCtagtatttatcaaatacaagATCAGGTAGCAATTTCTTGACTTTTTggatatacatatataattaattaatatgttgatttaatagttttttttttgtaaattaattaattttgttttggcaAAAAATGCTTGCAGATTggacttcttttctttttttgtgacTTTTGGGGATTTTTCCCAATGTTGGAATGTATTTTCACGTTCCCACAGGAACAAAAGATGCTCGAAAAGGAAATATCTTCAGGAATGTACAGGCTTTCAGCATACTTCATGTCAAGAATCATCAGTGACCTTCCAATAAAGCTTGTTATTCCCACAGTTTTTGTGACCATAACTTATTGGATGGCAGGCCTTAAACCAACAGCttcaaatttctttgaaaccttgtttgttcttttattttctgtgCTAGTGTCACAGGGCCTAGGGCTTGCCATTGGTGCAATGGTAATGGAACAAAAATCTGCAACGATACTCGGATCAATCATCATGCAATTATTTGTGCTAGCAGGAGGGTATTATGTGCAAAATGTGCCCTCTTTCATTGCATGGATCGaatatttatcaattggtCACCATACGTACAAACTTTTGCTGGGGtctcaatataattataatgaaaCATATCCATGCGGGGATTCGGGAGGATTATGCTTGGTTGGAGAGCATCCAACTATAAAAAAAGTAGGGCTTCATAGGAAATATTATTCGGTGATTGCTTTAGCCATAATGCTTGTGGGCTATCGGCTTATTGCTTACATTGCTCTTATGAGAATTGGGGCAACGAGAAactagatttgatttttcatgttAATTGCTTATACGGCTAATTGTCTCCATTTACAGTTTTACCAATTAGTTTTAGAGGTGTTCATCattgtctttttcttctaatgATCGTGGTTTTAATCTTATTCTCTAACGAATATTCATGTAACGCCAAATtaaatttccataatttaaattatggaaatttgGTTTTAATAGAAATCATATATGGATATAACCCTTATTAATAAGGATATTAAAAATACGGATAAAGATTCTCTCATGATTTGATCATGTCCTGAGCAAATAACTCAATCACTGATtggttgttaataaataaaaaagtaaaagaagttAAATCTTACCCATACACTACCACTACCCATACACTACCACTAAA from Citrus sinensis cultivar Valencia sweet orange chromosome 9, DVS_A1.0, whole genome shotgun sequence carries:
- the LOC102612804 gene encoding ABC transporter G family member 9-like — protein: MEMIKVVANDINEAQTDQKEDQLLEASDVFTRAKHPVTLKFEDIVYKIKMKKGFYGSNKKIEEKAILKGITGMVKPGEMLAMLGPSGCGKTTLLTALGGRLGRINGRITYNGKPFSNQMTRNTGFVTQEDVLSPYLTVTETMVFTALLQLPNSFTEKEKIKCAEAVMTELGLSECKNSLIGGPLTRGVSGGERKRVSIGQEILINPSLLFLDEPTSGLDSTIAQQILSTLLKLANGGRTIVMTIHQPSNMLYYMFHKVLLLSEGYPLYSGEASGAMNYFASIGYCPSVPTNPSDFLLDLASGMPSNGSWKEQALVKQTLISQYEKNLADKLKAELTQENENESQDQPEDKQFRRFSTTWWQQLRVLLRRGIKEIMDESFSCLKIIEVLVIAFLSGLLWWQSSIYQIQDQIGLLFFFCDFWGFFPMLECIFTFPQEQKMLEKEISSGMYRLSAYFMSRIISDLPIKLVIPTVFVTITYWMAGLKPTASNFFETLFVLLFSVLVSQGLGLAIGAMVMEQKSATILGSIIMQLFVLAGGYYVQNVPSFIAWIEYLSIGHHTYKLLLGSQYNYNETYPCGDSGGLCLVGEHPTIKKVGLHRKYYSVIALAIMLVGYRLIAYIALMRIGATRN